One window of Betaproteobacteria bacterium genomic DNA carries:
- a CDS encoding alanine transaminase has protein sequence MEEFSRIKRLPPYVFNVTGELKMNARRRGEDVVDLSMGNPDQPTPSHIVEKLIEAVQRPDTHRYSVSKGIPRLRRAICNWYKTRFDVDLDPDSEAIVTIGSKEGLAHLALATLDTGDIVLVPNPSYPIHIYGPVIAGADIRHVPMVPGSDFFDEFDKAIRGSYPKPKMLIVNFPSNPTTQCVDLGFFEKLVKMAREHHVYVVHDIAYADIVFDGYKAPSIMQVPGALDIAVEFFTLSKSYSMAGWRVGFMVGNRELVTALGRMKSYHDYGMFAPIQIASIIALEGPQDCVEEVRQIYQKRRDVTCQGLKAVGWEVEVPKASMYIWAKIPEPYRKLGSLEFTKKLMADAKVAVSPGIGFGEYGDDHVRFALIENEARTRQAIRGIRDMFRKDGLL, from the coding sequence CCGCCTTACGTCTTCAACGTGACGGGGGAGCTCAAGATGAACGCCCGCAGGCGCGGCGAGGACGTCGTCGATCTCTCGATGGGCAACCCGGATCAGCCGACGCCGAGCCATATCGTCGAGAAGCTGATCGAGGCGGTGCAGCGGCCCGACACGCACCGGTATTCGGTCTCCAAGGGCATTCCCCGCCTGCGCCGCGCCATCTGCAACTGGTACAAGACCCGCTTCGATGTCGACCTCGACCCCGACAGCGAGGCGATCGTCACCATCGGCTCCAAGGAAGGCCTGGCGCATCTGGCGCTCGCGACGCTCGATACCGGGGACATCGTGCTCGTGCCTAATCCGAGCTATCCGATCCACATCTACGGGCCGGTCATCGCGGGCGCCGACATCCGCCATGTGCCGATGGTGCCGGGGTCGGACTTTTTCGACGAATTCGACAAGGCGATCCGCGGCTCGTATCCGAAGCCGAAGATGCTCATCGTCAACTTTCCCAGCAATCCCACCACGCAGTGCGTGGATCTCGGCTTCTTCGAGAAGCTGGTGAAGATGGCGCGCGAGCACCACGTCTATGTCGTACACGACATCGCCTATGCCGACATCGTCTTCGACGGCTACAAGGCGCCCTCGATCATGCAGGTGCCCGGCGCACTCGATATCGCGGTCGAGTTCTTCACCCTGTCCAAGTCGTACAGCATGGCGGGCTGGCGCGTGGGCTTCATGGTGGGCAACCGCGAGCTGGTGACCGCGCTCGGCCGCATGAAGAGTTACCACGACTATGGCATGTTCGCGCCGATCCAGATCGCCTCGATCATCGCGCTGGAAGGCCCGCAGGATTGCGTTGAAGAAGTGCGCCAGATCTATCAGAAGCGGCGCGACGTGACCTGCCAGGGACTGAAAGCGGTCGGCTGGGAGGTCGAGGTGCCGAAAGCCTCGATGTACATCTGGGCGAAGATTCCCGAGCCCTATCGCAAGCTCGGCTCGCTCGAGTTCACCAAGAAGCTCATGGCCGACGCGAAAGTCGCGGTCTCGCCCGGCATCGGCTTCGGCGAGTACGGCGACGATCACGTGCGCTTCGCGCTCATTGAAAATGAGGCGCGAACCCGGCAAGCCATCCGTGGAATCCGAGATATGTTCCGGAAGGATGGCTTGCTATGA
- a CDS encoding ABC transporter substrate-binding protein, whose translation MTLHIISAGAAQSVVQQAIDAWQREGHGEIAATYGAVGAQRKQLLDGAAADVVILTATMIDELIASGHIVAGTRSDLGAVVGGIAVPVGATHPDAGTEQALARALCEAAAVYLPDPAIATAGAQFVRMCEQLGIAAAVAPKLRTFPNGFAAMTRMAQERVPGAVGCTQITEIKWVQGVDLVAPLPRSLQAPTTYSLGIGARSANPAGARTFAERLTGGDAAMRLSAAGFGVS comes from the coding sequence GTGACCCTGCATATCATCAGCGCCGGAGCGGCCCAGTCGGTGGTGCAGCAGGCGATCGACGCGTGGCAGCGCGAGGGTCACGGCGAGATTGCAGCAACCTATGGCGCGGTCGGCGCGCAGAGGAAGCAGTTGCTCGACGGTGCTGCGGCCGACGTCGTCATCCTGACCGCGACGATGATCGACGAGCTGATCGCGTCCGGTCACATCGTCGCGGGCACGCGCTCGGACCTGGGCGCGGTCGTGGGCGGCATCGCCGTCCCGGTCGGGGCGACGCATCCGGATGCCGGAACGGAGCAAGCCTTGGCGCGCGCCTTGTGCGAGGCGGCAGCCGTCTATCTCCCTGATCCTGCCATCGCGACCGCGGGGGCGCAGTTCGTGCGCATGTGCGAGCAGCTCGGTATCGCGGCGGCCGTGGCTCCGAAGCTCAGGACTTTTCCGAACGGCTTCGCGGCCATGACGCGGATGGCGCAGGAGCGCGTGCCGGGCGCCGTTGGCTGCACCCAGATCACCGAGATCAAGTGGGTGCAAGGCGTGGACCTGGTCGCGCCGTTGCCACGATCGCTGCAGGCGCCGACGACCTATTCGCTCGGCATCGGAGCGCGATCCGCGAACCCTGCGGGAGCGCGGACATTCGCCGAGCGGTTGACCGGCGGGGATGCCGCGATGCGGTTGTCCGCCGCGGGATTCGGCGTAAGCTAA
- a CDS encoding VOC family protein, with product MNRIVHIALKVNDLEQTTRFYQEVFGFAEEVTSKVRDHTSRHLSVGDIDLALIRYDEGANSRESKASGEGPCIHHFAIEVDDIDAYTDKIRRYGCEIVSEPGVIPVKFRAPGGTVAELVPAGRYERKTEAKG from the coding sequence ATGAACCGCATCGTGCATATCGCATTGAAGGTGAACGATCTGGAGCAGACGACCCGCTTCTACCAGGAGGTATTCGGCTTCGCCGAGGAGGTCACGAGCAAGGTGCGCGACCATACCTCGCGCCACCTGAGCGTCGGCGACATCGATCTTGCCCTGATCCGCTACGACGAGGGTGCCAATTCGCGCGAGTCGAAGGCCTCCGGCGAGGGGCCGTGCATCCACCACTTCGCGATCGAGGTGGACGACATCGACGCGTACACCGACAAGATCCGCCGCTATGGCTGCGAGATCGTCAGCGAGCCGGGCGTCATCCCGGTCAAGTTCCGTGCGCCTGGCGGAACGGTGGCCGAGCTGGTGCCGGCCGGGCGCTACGAGCGCAAGACCGAAGCTAAGGGTTGA
- a CDS encoding homoserine dehydrogenase, whose translation MSAGLEPIQVGLLGIGTVGGGTFRVLQRNEEEIARRAGRAIRLAKVAEKDLDKARALVGGCAEVTADAFDVVNDPAIDIVVELIGGTSIARELVLKAIENGKQVVTANKALLATHGNEIFLAAQRKGVMVAFEAAVAGGVPIIKALREGLAANRIEWIAGIINGTSNFILSEMRAKGSAFADVLREAQQLGYAEADPTFDVEGIDAAHKLTIMAAIGFGIPMQFSACYTEGITRLTREDIRYAEELGYRIKLLGITKRVSHGFELRVHPALVPTRRLIANVEGVMNAILVKGDAVGQTMYYGAGAGAEPTASAIVADLVDVTRMHTADPRHRVPHLAFQPDRLSDLPILPMDEVVTAYYLRMRVDDRPGVLADITRILADLSISIDAMVQKEPGEGEQQVDIVMLTHLTREKHIKTAIAAIEALHVVPGQVTRIRLEELG comes from the coding sequence ATGAGCGCCGGTCTCGAGCCGATCCAGGTCGGCCTGCTCGGCATCGGCACGGTCGGCGGCGGCACCTTCCGGGTGCTGCAGCGTAACGAGGAAGAGATCGCGCGCCGCGCCGGGCGCGCCATCCGCCTGGCCAAGGTGGCCGAAAAGGATCTCGACAAGGCCCGCGCCCTCGTCGGCGGTTGCGCCGAAGTCACGGCCGACGCGTTCGACGTGGTCAACGATCCCGCGATCGACATCGTGGTCGAGCTGATCGGCGGCACCTCGATCGCGCGCGAGCTGGTGCTGAAGGCGATCGAAAACGGCAAGCAGGTGGTGACCGCCAACAAGGCGCTGCTCGCCACCCATGGCAACGAGATTTTCCTGGCCGCGCAACGCAAGGGCGTCATGGTGGCGTTCGAGGCTGCCGTCGCGGGCGGCGTGCCGATCATCAAGGCGCTGCGCGAGGGGCTTGCCGCCAACCGCATCGAATGGATCGCCGGCATCATCAATGGCACCAGCAACTTCATCCTGTCCGAGATGCGGGCCAAGGGAAGCGCGTTCGCCGACGTGCTGCGCGAAGCGCAGCAGCTGGGCTATGCCGAGGCCGACCCGACCTTCGACGTGGAAGGCATCGATGCCGCGCACAAGCTCACCATCATGGCGGCGATCGGCTTCGGCATCCCGATGCAGTTCTCCGCCTGTTACACCGAGGGCATCACCCGGCTCACGCGCGAGGACATCCGCTATGCCGAGGAGCTCGGCTACCGCATCAAGCTGCTCGGCATTACCAAGCGCGTATCGCACGGCTTCGAGCTGCGGGTGCATCCGGCGCTCGTTCCGACCCGGCGCCTCATCGCCAACGTCGAAGGCGTGATGAATGCGATCCTGGTTAAGGGCGATGCGGTCGGGCAGACGATGTACTACGGCGCGGGCGCGGGCGCCGAGCCGACCGCCTCGGCCATCGTCGCGGACCTCGTCGACGTGACGCGGATGCATACGGCGGATCCGCGCCATCGCGTGCCGCATCTGGCTTTCCAGCCCGACCGCCTGTCCGACCTGCCGATCCTGCCGATGGACGAGGTGGTGACGGCGTATTACCTGCGCATGCGCGTCGACGATCGGCCCGGGGTGCTGGCCGATATCACGCGCATCCTTGCCGACCTTTCCATCTCGATCGATGCGATGGTACAGAAGGAGCCGGGCGAGGGCGAGCAGCAGGTCGACATCGTAATGCTCACGCACCTCACGCGCGAGAAGCACATCAAGACCGCCATCGCAGCCATCGAGGCGCTGCACGTGGTCCCCGGGCAAGTGACGCGCATCCGGCTCGAAGAGCTGGGGTAG